The proteins below come from a single Papaver somniferum cultivar HN1 chromosome 11, ASM357369v1, whole genome shotgun sequence genomic window:
- the LOC113323887 gene encoding uncharacterized protein LOC113323887: MRGLNLNEMESFSAKDVSTIGGVATVSLLHSFIPTHWLPFSIVGRAQKWTLSRTLIVTAFGAVLHVLSTSLLGITAITMANTIASEDTVHKLASLLLVILGSSYILLYLRGKGGHCHSHNPPMEKMAVAGLVLVPALSPCATTLPVFLAVGNSSSMMVLAIIVLLFSTITVMTSLVALSFYGASQLKFHWVERNDKLLVGSVLCLVGILTLLFHDHDHDENSIGEHLHRKLIGM; encoded by the exons ATGAGGGGGTTAAATTTAAATGAAATGGAGAGTTTCAGTGCAAAAGATGTATCAACGATCGGTGGTGTAGCAACTGTTTCTCTTCTTCACTCCTTCATACCGACTCATTGGTTGCCTTTCTCCATTGTTGGTCGTGCTCAGAAATGGACTCTTTCCAGGACTCTTATCGTTA CTGCATTTGGAGCAGTTTTGCATGTTCTTTCAACTTCACTTCTTGGTATAACAGCGATAACTATGGCGAATACCATTGCGAGTGAAGACACAGTGCATAAACTTGCTTCTCTTTTGCTTGTTATTCTTGGGAGTAGTTATATTTTGCTGTATTTACGTGGAAAGGGTGGACACTGTCACTCACACAATCCTCCCATGGAGAAAATGGCTGTAGCTGGTCTTGTCCTTGTTCCTGCATTGTCACCCTGTGCAACCACACTTCCAGTATTTCTCGCAGTTGGAAACTCATCCTCCATGATGGTACTCGCCATCATCGTGCTGCTATTTAG CACTATAACCGTGATGACCTCACTGGTAGCTTTGTCATTCTATGGCGCTAGCCAGCTAAAGTTTCACTGGGTAGAGCGTAACGACAAGCTTCTTGTAGGGTCTGTACTCTGTTTAGTTGGAATTCTGACACTCTTATTTCATGATCACGATCATGATGAGAATTCAATTGGAGAGCATCTGCACAGGAAACTCATTGGCATGTGA